In the genome of Fischerella sp. PCC 9605, the window GTTATCCGGATTACTATCAAGCTAAGATGTAGCTAATATGCAGCAAACTATATATCATTCGCTACATCATGCGCTATGGGTTTAAAAGCCAAATAACCTCTAGGAAACTCTTGGTAATCAATCAACCGGAAGTGGGCAGACTCATTCGTGAACTTCGGCTTTTGACTGGGCTGACACAAGAACAGTTTGCAGCTACTTTAGGTGTCACTTACCCCACAATTAACCGTTGGGAGAATGGACGCGCTAAACCATCGCCATTAGCAATGCAAAAGATTGAGGCGCAGCTACAAGAGATAGGAGAGCAGGGAAAGAATTTGTTGGTGAAGTATTTGATGAATTAGGCTGTGTTACTAGAATTTTTCAACGCACTTGATCAGTAATTGTAAAGAGGTAATTATTGATGACTATAAGTTTTACCAATGTAATAGCTAAAATTGCATCTGTTGATTTATTTAAAAGAAATAGTAGTACAGGCAATATAGAGACTGGTATTTTTATTGGGCGTCCTTTTCACATTGATTATGAAAAAGCATGTATTTTAATTGCTGATGCTTGGAAGCTCAAAGCTAAGGGGATTCCCCAAGGCTCTTTTTTATTAGCCTATTACGAGAATGAAGATGATGTTTATGAGGTATTACTTCTACGAGTTTTAAAACCAGCGAAGTTGCCAACTGACAATGATGTCATTAGTTCGATGATTGAGTATTACAAAGATAATTTGAAGACGAGTGGGAAAGAAAGTCAGTTAGATAACTACACAAAATATGAATTTAGCTTCTCCGGAGTGGAATGCAGAATTTTAGGAACATTTTATAAGGACGATAAAGGATGTACACACTTTGGTGCTGACGTTGAAAACTTTTATAGCGCCCACCACTACAAAGTATTTAAGCCAAACCCAGATGTTCTAGAGCTTATCGTTAACTTTCGTGAGGAAGGAATTACAGGCAAACCCACTGATATCAAAATCGGTAAGGTGCGATATAGTTCCAGCCTTCGCTTTCAAGCACAAGAAGATAATATACCTGTTTTCGTAAGTCCAAAAGATTTTCTTGGTAAACGAACAGCCCTTTTTGGGATGACTAGGACAGGTAAGTCAAACACAGTTAAAAAGGTCATTCAAGCTACTGTTTCCATGAGCGATAAGGCTGCTTATACCCTCAACGGCAGGTCAAACGGTAGTGGCGCAGAGAACTTAGAACCTTTAACTGATGATGGTTTACCAAAGTACCCGGTCGGTCAAATCATATTTGACATTAATGGCGAGTATGCAAATGCAAATATGCAAGATGAAGGTACAGCTATATTTGAAATCTACAAAGAGCGAACTATCCGGTACAGTACCATCAATAAAGATGGCTTCAAAGTGATGAAGGTGAATTTCTACAGAGATGTAGAATCTGGATTTGAATTAGTTAAATCGCGTCTGGCTGAAAGTACAGGCAACTATATTGATAGTTTTTGTGCAGTAGACTTTACCAAGCCAGAGGACTATGACAAGAACAATTCTTCTGCAAAAACTCGATATGATAGAAGAGTTGCAGCGTACCTTTGTTGTTTGTACAAGGCAGGATTTGTTGTACCAAAAGATTTTAAAATTTATTTTTCAGGCAATAAAGAACTCAATCAATTAGTAAAGCAAGATGGAAGCTTAGATCCGAGTAAGGGTATTTCGCTTGAAGAAGCCTGTGATTGGTTTACTACTATTTGGGATAACTACGAGAATCAATTCTTCTCTAAATACAAACGCGACAATGGGCATGAATGGGCAGATGAAGATTTGAAAGCTATACTAGTTTTCCTTTCACGCAAGCGGAGTCCTGGAGGTAGCGCTAACGTAGATGGTTATAAAAAACTACGCAGTATTGCTGAACTACATACTGAGACTGTTGGCAAGTCTTTTGAGATAGAAATTATTGAGGAACTTCGCAAGGGTCAGATTATCATCGTAGATTTATCTCAAGGCGACCCAGACATTCAGCGTTTATATTCCGAGCGTATTTGCCGACAGATATTTGCAGATGCAATGAATCGCTTCATTCAAAATACACCCAATAACTTTGTTCAATTTTATTTTGAAGAAGCTCACAATCTTTTCCCTAAACAGAATGATAAGGACTTAAGCCAAGTCTATAACCGGATTGCAAAGGAAGGGGCAAAACTCAATCTTGGTTTAATTTATGCTACTCAGGAAGTCAGTTCAATAAGTTCCAACATTCTGAAAAATACTCAAAATTGGTTTATTGCTCACTTAAATAACGAAGACGAGACGAAAGAAATTAAAAAATATTACGACTTTGGAGATTTCACTGACTCCCTAGTCCGATTCAGCGCGGATAGCGATAAAGGTTTTGTGCGGATGAAAACTTATTCAAACGCCTTTGTAGTGCCTACTCAAATTGACAGATTCTCTAAAATTTAGGAAAGCAAGTAGTTTATGGGATATACAAGTAAGCATGGGCGTCGTCCGTCTGAGTACGCTAGCAAGTCCTCTCACAGTCATATAATCAACGACTCGTCTCTACAGGAATTTCTTAACCAGTGCAATCTTCCTAAGTTAGCTTCGGAGGTTACGCTTGACGGGTGCGATCGCTTCATTTATCAGCCTGTAGCAAAAAATCCGATACGTAACGTTGTCGCTATTGATGGGGGTTATACTGAGGTAGCTGTACAAACGGGTTTCCCTTCATCAACTGTTTGCTTCTTCCAGATAGGTGCGCTCATCTTCAGTATTGATGACCTTGATGGAATTGGCAAGCAGCCTTTCATTGACCCAGAGGATATGGCGAAGTTAAAGCAGATTCAGCGCCTAAAATTTACTCTGCCTGTTCGCAATGTCCAGGTTAAAAGTGAGGGAACACTCATCAATTCGGTGCGCCGAACTATCTATGACTTTTTCTGCCAAAAGATTGATAATGATGAACTGATAGCTACATTACGCTGGTTTATCTTCCAGGAATATGAAGCAGGTATTCCAATGTGGAAACTGGCAAGCTGTCCAATTTGCGGAAGCTCAGAGATTC includes:
- a CDS encoding helix-turn-helix domain-containing protein; amino-acid sequence: MRYGFKSQITSRKLLVINQPEVGRLIRELRLLTGLTQEQFAATLGVTYPTINRWENGRAKPSPLAMQKIEAQLQEIGEQGKNLLVKYLMN
- a CDS encoding ATP-binding protein, with product MTISFTNVIAKIASVDLFKRNSSTGNIETGIFIGRPFHIDYEKACILIADAWKLKAKGIPQGSFLLAYYENEDDVYEVLLLRVLKPAKLPTDNDVISSMIEYYKDNLKTSGKESQLDNYTKYEFSFSGVECRILGTFYKDDKGCTHFGADVENFYSAHHYKVFKPNPDVLELIVNFREEGITGKPTDIKIGKVRYSSSLRFQAQEDNIPVFVSPKDFLGKRTALFGMTRTGKSNTVKKVIQATVSMSDKAAYTLNGRSNGSGAENLEPLTDDGLPKYPVGQIIFDINGEYANANMQDEGTAIFEIYKERTIRYSTINKDGFKVMKVNFYRDVESGFELVKSRLAESTGNYIDSFCAVDFTKPEDYDKNNSSAKTRYDRRVAAYLCCLYKAGFVVPKDFKIYFSGNKELNQLVKQDGSLDPSKGISLEEACDWFTTIWDNYENQFFSKYKRDNGHEWADEDLKAILVFLSRKRSPGGSANVDGYKKLRSIAELHTETVGKSFEIEIIEELRKGQIIIVDLSQGDPDIQRLYSERICRQIFADAMNRFIQNTPNNFVQFYFEEAHNLFPKQNDKDLSQVYNRIAKEGAKLNLGLIYATQEVSSISSNILKNTQNWFIAHLNNEDETKEIKKYYDFGDFTDSLVRFSADSDKGFVRMKTYSNAFVVPTQIDRFSKI